A single genomic interval of Aedes aegypti strain LVP_AGWG chromosome 1, AaegL5.0 Primary Assembly, whole genome shotgun sequence harbors:
- the LOC5567610 gene encoding zinc finger CCHC-type and RNA-binding motif-containing protein 1, with translation MNQSTQSSTRSTVYASSLPFDLTNIDVRKIFEKYGQVVRVTILRDKQTRKSKGVAFVLFSNAKEADLCCTSLNNVEMFGRTLKVSIAKDNGKADEFAKRREYPDKSRCYECGEEGHLSYKCPRNVLGDKSPPRTAKVRKKGAGKRFSGEMEASAGGDCGWDSEEDDRLRRIAERQGEGPTSLTSGGAKRVMYRKSAYFSDDEEVDED, from the exons ATGAACCAATCTACTCAATCATCCACGAGGAGCACAGTCTATGCTTCAAGTCTTCCGTTcgatttgaccaacattgatgTTCGgaagatttttgagaaatatggTCAAGTCGTCAG AGTTACTATTCTTCGTGACAAACAAACTCGTAAGAGCAAAGGAGTTGCATTCGTTCTATTCTCGAATGCTAAGGAAGCAGATCTATGTTGTACCTCGCTTAACAACGTTGAG ATGTTCGGCCGTACGTTGAAGGTGAGCATTGCCAAGGACAATGGCAAAGCGGACGAGTTTGCGAAGCGGCGTGAGTATCCGGACAAGAGCCGCTGCTACGAGTGTGGCGAGGAAGGGCATTTAAGTTATAAATGTCCCCGGAACGTGCTCGGAGATAAGTCGCCACCGAGGACGGCTAAGGTGCGGAAGAAGGGCGCTGGTAAAAGGTTTTCCGGCGAGATGGAAGCTTCTGCCGGGGGAGATTGTGGGTGGGACAGTGAGGAGGATGATCGGTTGCGAAGGATTGCTGAGAGGCAGGGAGAAGGGCCAACGTCTTTAACAAGTGGTGGGGCAAAAAGGGTTATGTATAGAAAGAGTGCATACTTCAGTGACGACGAAGAAGTAGATGaggattaa
- the LOC5567616 gene encoding adipocyte plasma membrane-associated protein isoform X3 produces MGLLYKIRIRIVNFVVFFFLVVLLPGLPPKTTFPFEGFSIPPPKELKGGLEPNNYLDNAEKLFEGKLYGPEAILIRGKEIYTTIHGGEVIRIVGQHITHVAKFGKPCESTAEEDVCGRPLGLAFDTQGYNLIVADAYYGIWLVDLSNGDKFQLVSRDTILPGKGVNRKPRLFNSVAVAKNGDIYWTESSSDFELLDGVFSIFANPSGRLFHYNRETKENTVLLDRLYFANGLALSPNEEFVVVAETMSSLIHRYYLKGPKAGTDDIFVDGLPGLPDNLIANEDGLWAPLVMAADEENPSLSRLLSRVPLIRKFCSRMLAVAEMPFRILHQVWPTSHSLRLLHAIGHFETMKFMVADRVTLVRLDWNGNIVGSLHGFDKSVSSVSHVAEMGDYLILGSPFNKYLARVPIPKVPKMRVQNVRYEPAGEAPVKKPEATTTTTAKPTTTTTTTTTTTPKPTTTTTTTKKPEEDIYYGEL; encoded by the exons ATGGGTCTCCTCTACAAAATCCGCATCCGGATCGTCAACTTTGTGGTGTTCTTCTTCCTGGTCGTGCTGCTGCCGGGACTGCCACCGAAGACCACATTCCCCTTCGAAGGGTTCAG CATACCGCCACCGAAGGAGTTAAAGGGAGGATTGGAGCCGAACAACTACCTGGACAACGCGGAAAAGCTGTTCGAGGGTAAGCTGTACGGCCCGGAGGCGATTCTGATACGGGGTAAGGAAATTTACACCACCATTCACGGTGGCGAGGTGATCCGCATCGTTGGCCAGCACATCACACACGTAGCCAAGTTTGGCAAACCCTGCG AATCCACCGCCGAAGAGGATGTCTGCGGTCGTCCGCTGGGATTGGCCTTTGACACGCAAGGATACAACCTGATCGTTGCCGATGCGTACTACGGTATCTGGCTGGTCGATCTTAGTAATGGGGACAAATTCCAGCTAGTTTCCAGGGATACGATTCTGCCAGGAAAGGGAGTCAACAGGAAGCCCCGTCTGTTCAATAGCGTTGCGGTTGCCAAGAATGGCGACATTTACTGGACTGAGTCTTCGTCCGATTTTGAACTGCTAGATGGAGTTTTCAGTATTTTCGCAAATCCGTCCGGTCGATTGTTCCACTACAATAGGGAAACGAAGGAGAACACCGTTCTGTTGGATCGTCTGTACTTCGCTAATGGGTTGGCTCTCAGTCCGAATGAAGAGTTCGTAGTGGTAGCGGAAACCATGTCTTCCTTGATCCACCGGTATTACTTGAAGGGCCCGAAGGCCGGTACTGACGATATCTTCGTTGACGGATTGCCTGGACTACCGGATAACCTTATTGCGAACGAGGATGGCCTCTGGGCTCCACTGGTCATGGCCGCCGATGAGGAGAATCCTTCGCTTTCCCGCCTGTTGTCTCGAGTTCCGTTGATTCGTAAGTTCTGCTCCCGAATGTTGGCTGTCGCCGAGATGCCGTTCCGTATCCTGCACCAGGTGTGGCCTACCAGTCACAGTCTACGTCTTCTGCACGCCATTGGCCATTTCGAAACCATGAAATTTATGGTGGCAGATCGTGTGACTTTGGTCCGGTTGGACTGGAACGGAAACATCGTCGGATCGCTGCATGGGTTCGACAAGTCGGTGTCCTCGGTATCGCACGTTGCCGAGATGGGAGACTACCTGATTCTGGGATCTCCGTTCAACAAGTATCTGGCTCGAGTACCGATTCCAAAGGTCCCGAAGATGCGCGTCCAGAATGTGCGCTACGAACCGGCTGGAGAGGCTCCCGTTAAGAAACCGGAAGCTACGACCACAACTACGGCCAAGCCAACCACCACTACTACCACCACGACGACGACAACTCCAAAACCAACCACCACGACCACAACTACCAAGAAACCAG AGGAAGACATTTACTACGGTGAACTGTAA
- the LOC5567616 gene encoding adipocyte plasma membrane-associated protein isoform X2, with protein sequence MGLLYKIRIRIVNFVVFFFLVVLLPGLPPKTTFPFEGFSIPPPKELKGGLEPNNYLDNAEKLFEGKLYGPEAILIRGKEIYTTIHGGEVIRIVGQHITHVAKFGKPCESTAEEDVCGRPLGLAFDTQGYNLIVADAYYGIWLVDLSNGDKFQLVSRDTILPGKGVNRKPRLFNSVAVAKNGDIYWTESSSDFELLDGVFSIFANPSGRLFHYNRETKENTVLLDRLYFANGLALSPNEEFVVVAETMSSLIHRYYLKGPKAGTDDIFVDGLPGLPDNLIANEDGLWAPLVMAADEENPSLSRLLSRVPLIRKFCSRMLAVAEMPFRILHQVWPTSHSLRLLHAIGHFETMKFMVADRVTLVRLDWNGNIVGSLHGFDKSVSSVSHVAEMGDYLILGSPFNKYLARVPIPKVPKMRVQNVRYEPAGEAPVKKPEATTTTTAKPTTTTTTTTTTTPKPTTTTTTTKKPVTTTTTTTPKPTTTTTTTPKPTTAKPVTTTTPKPTTTTTTAAPPKKQEAPKPATEKPAPATEKPTPVTEKPTPAKEAPAKMKDKKEKATPTTAPAPERTVEPAPIHEKIPNDTPKPKQEKLKVIKKGGEQGEL encoded by the exons ATGGGTCTCCTCTACAAAATCCGCATCCGGATCGTCAACTTTGTGGTGTTCTTCTTCCTGGTCGTGCTGCTGCCGGGACTGCCACCGAAGACCACATTCCCCTTCGAAGGGTTCAG CATACCGCCACCGAAGGAGTTAAAGGGAGGATTGGAGCCGAACAACTACCTGGACAACGCGGAAAAGCTGTTCGAGGGTAAGCTGTACGGCCCGGAGGCGATTCTGATACGGGGTAAGGAAATTTACACCACCATTCACGGTGGCGAGGTGATCCGCATCGTTGGCCAGCACATCACACACGTAGCCAAGTTTGGCAAACCCTGCG AATCCACCGCCGAAGAGGATGTCTGCGGTCGTCCGCTGGGATTGGCCTTTGACACGCAAGGATACAACCTGATCGTTGCCGATGCGTACTACGGTATCTGGCTGGTCGATCTTAGTAATGGGGACAAATTCCAGCTAGTTTCCAGGGATACGATTCTGCCAGGAAAGGGAGTCAACAGGAAGCCCCGTCTGTTCAATAGCGTTGCGGTTGCCAAGAATGGCGACATTTACTGGACTGAGTCTTCGTCCGATTTTGAACTGCTAGATGGAGTTTTCAGTATTTTCGCAAATCCGTCCGGTCGATTGTTCCACTACAATAGGGAAACGAAGGAGAACACCGTTCTGTTGGATCGTCTGTACTTCGCTAATGGGTTGGCTCTCAGTCCGAATGAAGAGTTCGTAGTGGTAGCGGAAACCATGTCTTCCTTGATCCACCGGTATTACTTGAAGGGCCCGAAGGCCGGTACTGACGATATCTTCGTTGACGGATTGCCTGGACTACCGGATAACCTTATTGCGAACGAGGATGGCCTCTGGGCTCCACTGGTCATGGCCGCCGATGAGGAGAATCCTTCGCTTTCCCGCCTGTTGTCTCGAGTTCCGTTGATTCGTAAGTTCTGCTCCCGAATGTTGGCTGTCGCCGAGATGCCGTTCCGTATCCTGCACCAGGTGTGGCCTACCAGTCACAGTCTACGTCTTCTGCACGCCATTGGCCATTTCGAAACCATGAAATTTATGGTGGCAGATCGTGTGACTTTGGTCCGGTTGGACTGGAACGGAAACATCGTCGGATCGCTGCATGGGTTCGACAAGTCGGTGTCCTCGGTATCGCACGTTGCCGAGATGGGAGACTACCTGATTCTGGGATCTCCGTTCAACAAGTATCTGGCTCGAGTACCGATTCCAAAGGTCCCGAAGATGCGCGTCCAGAATGTGCGCTACGAACCGGCTGGAGAGGCTCCCGTTAAGAAACCGGAAGCTACGACCACAACTACGGCCAAGCCAACCACCACTACTACCACCACGACGACGACAACTCCAAAACCAACCACCACGACCACAACTACCAAGAAACCAG TGACTACAACTACTACCACAACCCCCAAACCAACAACCACTACAACAACCACACCGAAGCCAACCACCGCAAAGCCGGTGACGACTACTACCCCTAAGCCC ACCACCACCACCACTACGGCTGCTCCACCCAAGAAACAGGAAGCGCCAAAGCCGGCCACCGAGAAGCCTGCTCCTGCTACGGAGAAGCCGACTCCGGTCACGGAAAAACCCACTCCCGCCAAGGAAGCTCCCGCCAAAATGAAGGACAAGAAGGAGAAGGCCACTCCCACCACTGCGCCAGCGCCGGAGCGAACCGTAGAACCTGCTCCCATCCACGAGAAGATCCCCAACGATACCCCCAAGCCAAAGCAGGAGAAGCTCAAGGTGATCAAGAAGGGCGGCGAGCAAGGTGAGCTCTAA
- the LOC5567616 gene encoding adipocyte plasma membrane-associated protein isoform X1: protein MGLLYKIRIRIVNFVVFFFLVVLLPGLPPKTTFPFEGFSIPPPKELKGGLEPNNYLDNAEKLFEGKLYGPEAILIRGKEIYTTIHGGEVIRIVGQHITHVAKFGKPCESTAEEDVCGRPLGLAFDTQGYNLIVADAYYGIWLVDLSNGDKFQLVSRDTILPGKGVNRKPRLFNSVAVAKNGDIYWTESSSDFELLDGVFSIFANPSGRLFHYNRETKENTVLLDRLYFANGLALSPNEEFVVVAETMSSLIHRYYLKGPKAGTDDIFVDGLPGLPDNLIANEDGLWAPLVMAADEENPSLSRLLSRVPLIRKFCSRMLAVAEMPFRILHQVWPTSHSLRLLHAIGHFETMKFMVADRVTLVRLDWNGNIVGSLHGFDKSVSSVSHVAEMGDYLILGSPFNKYLARVPIPKVPKMRVQNVRYEPAGEAPVKKPEATTTTTAKPTTTTTTTTTTTPKPTTTTTTTKKPVTTTTTTTPKPTTTTTTTPKPTTAKPVTTTTPKPTTTEKPAPKPTTTTTTTAAPPKKQEAPKPATEKPAPATEKPTPVTEKPTPAKEAPAKMKDKKEKATPTTAPAPERTVEPAPIHEKIPNDTPKPKQEKLKVIKKGGEQGEL, encoded by the exons ATGGGTCTCCTCTACAAAATCCGCATCCGGATCGTCAACTTTGTGGTGTTCTTCTTCCTGGTCGTGCTGCTGCCGGGACTGCCACCGAAGACCACATTCCCCTTCGAAGGGTTCAG CATACCGCCACCGAAGGAGTTAAAGGGAGGATTGGAGCCGAACAACTACCTGGACAACGCGGAAAAGCTGTTCGAGGGTAAGCTGTACGGCCCGGAGGCGATTCTGATACGGGGTAAGGAAATTTACACCACCATTCACGGTGGCGAGGTGATCCGCATCGTTGGCCAGCACATCACACACGTAGCCAAGTTTGGCAAACCCTGCG AATCCACCGCCGAAGAGGATGTCTGCGGTCGTCCGCTGGGATTGGCCTTTGACACGCAAGGATACAACCTGATCGTTGCCGATGCGTACTACGGTATCTGGCTGGTCGATCTTAGTAATGGGGACAAATTCCAGCTAGTTTCCAGGGATACGATTCTGCCAGGAAAGGGAGTCAACAGGAAGCCCCGTCTGTTCAATAGCGTTGCGGTTGCCAAGAATGGCGACATTTACTGGACTGAGTCTTCGTCCGATTTTGAACTGCTAGATGGAGTTTTCAGTATTTTCGCAAATCCGTCCGGTCGATTGTTCCACTACAATAGGGAAACGAAGGAGAACACCGTTCTGTTGGATCGTCTGTACTTCGCTAATGGGTTGGCTCTCAGTCCGAATGAAGAGTTCGTAGTGGTAGCGGAAACCATGTCTTCCTTGATCCACCGGTATTACTTGAAGGGCCCGAAGGCCGGTACTGACGATATCTTCGTTGACGGATTGCCTGGACTACCGGATAACCTTATTGCGAACGAGGATGGCCTCTGGGCTCCACTGGTCATGGCCGCCGATGAGGAGAATCCTTCGCTTTCCCGCCTGTTGTCTCGAGTTCCGTTGATTCGTAAGTTCTGCTCCCGAATGTTGGCTGTCGCCGAGATGCCGTTCCGTATCCTGCACCAGGTGTGGCCTACCAGTCACAGTCTACGTCTTCTGCACGCCATTGGCCATTTCGAAACCATGAAATTTATGGTGGCAGATCGTGTGACTTTGGTCCGGTTGGACTGGAACGGAAACATCGTCGGATCGCTGCATGGGTTCGACAAGTCGGTGTCCTCGGTATCGCACGTTGCCGAGATGGGAGACTACCTGATTCTGGGATCTCCGTTCAACAAGTATCTGGCTCGAGTACCGATTCCAAAGGTCCCGAAGATGCGCGTCCAGAATGTGCGCTACGAACCGGCTGGAGAGGCTCCCGTTAAGAAACCGGAAGCTACGACCACAACTACGGCCAAGCCAACCACCACTACTACCACCACGACGACGACAACTCCAAAACCAACCACCACGACCACAACTACCAAGAAACCAG TGACTACAACTACTACCACAACCCCCAAACCAACAACCACTACAACAACCACACCGAAGCCAACCACCGCAAAGCCGGTGACGACTACTACCCCTAAGCCCACAACTACGGAAAAACCTGCACCGAAACCTACAACCACCACCACCACTACGGCTGCTCCACCCAAGAAACAGGAAGCGCCAAAGCCGGCCACCGAGAAGCCTGCTCCTGCTACGGAGAAGCCGACTCCGGTCACGGAAAAACCCACTCCCGCCAAGGAAGCTCCCGCCAAAATGAAGGACAAGAAGGAGAAGGCCACTCCCACCACTGCGCCAGCGCCGGAGCGAACCGTAGAACCTGCTCCCATCCACGAGAAGATCCCCAACGATACCCCCAAGCCAAAGCAGGAGAAGCTCAAGGTGATCAAGAAGGGCGGCGAGCAAGGTGAGCTCTAA